Below is a genomic region from Spirosoma radiotolerans.
TCATCGGCGGCTTCCTGCTCCGTTTTGCCGTTCATCAGGGCTTCAGTTTGGGCAAAATAATTAGCCATTAAAATTTTGTGATGTTCGCCAATGGGACGCTGGCTAATGGCCGGGGCCAGAAAATCGCATGGAATGAGCTTCGTTCCCTGGTGAATTAACTGATAAAAGGCGTGCTGCCCGTTGGTGCCGGGCTCTCCCCAGATGATTGGCCCTGTCTGGTAATCGACCGGATTTCCGTCGCGGTCAACCGATTTGCCGTTACTTTCCATATCGCCCTGCTGAAAATAAGCCGCGAACCGGTGCATGTATTGGTCATAAGGCAGGATGGCTTCGGTTTGTGCCCCGAAAAAGTTGTTGTACCAGATGCCTACCAAAGCCAGAATGACGGGTAAGTTTTGATCGATGGGTGTGTCGCGGAAATGCTCGTCCATCGCATGAGCTCCGTCCAGCAATTCCTCAAATTTATCAAAGCCGACGTACAGAGCAATAGAAAGGCCGATGGCCGACCAGAGCGAATACCGGCCGCCTACCCAATCCCAGAAACCAAACATGTTGTCGGGGTCGATTCCAAATTTTTCAACGTCCTTTTTGTTGGTCGACAGGGCCGCAAAATGTTTGGCAATCGCTGCTTCATCTTTAGCCGAATCCAGGAACCATTGCCGTGCCGACTGGGCATTGGTCATGGTTTCCTGCGTCGTGAAGGTTTTGGACGCAATCAGAAACAGCGTAGTTTCGGGGCGAACGGTCTGCAAAGTTTCGTAGATATGTACGCCGTCTACGTTGGAAACGAAATGAACGCGCAGCTTTTTGTCGTCGGCGTAGGGTTTCAGGGCTTCGGTTACCATCACAGGGCCAAGGTCTGAACCGCCAATCCCAATGTTTACCACATCCGTTATGGCTTCGCCCGTGTAGCCTTTCCATTCGCCCGACCGGATGCGCTCCGTAAACGATTTCATATGGCCCAGCACCTCATTGACGTCCGGCATCACGTCCTGACCATCGACCAGAATTGGCGTGTTCGAGCGGTTGCGCAGGGCAATGTGCAGCACAGCGCGGTCTTCTGTCCGGTTGATCTTATCGCCCGAGAACATTTTTCCGATGGCATCGTTCAGACCCGCCTGTTCTGCCAGTTGTTCCAGCAAACCAAGGGTTTCGGTAGTAATGCGGTTTTTGGAGAAATCGAGGAGGATATCCTCAAACTGGCGTGTGAAGGTGTTAAATCGGTCAGGGTCCTGCGCAAACAGATCACGCAGGTGTTGATCTTTCAGACTATCGTAGTGGGCCTGCAGCTGGGTATAAGCCGGTAAACTGGTGAATCGATGATTAGCGAGCATAAGGGGTTGCTGGTTATAACGTTTACGATTTATGGTTTTCGGGCTGTACGACTCCCTGTCTTGTGTCTTCTTCCGTGGTCTGTGTCCTCACAGGCCGTGGGCGCGTCAGCCAACGTTACCCTCCGGTCGAGTGGCCCGTGGGGACACGGGCCACGGCAGGGAGATGTCGGCTACAGTGTGAACCGAAAACCATAAACTGACTTGTCGGCGCGAATATCGGTAATCCCGGCAATCTTTTTTCGGCTATTTTTACGCGTTCTTTTCCAGTGAAAGGAGCTCATTATTGACATTTTATACTTCCTTAATGAATCAAAAACTTTTTTATTCGTTGGTGCTGGTCGTTACAGGGGCCTTGTTTTTCATCCCGTTTCTGGGGGGCGTCCGCCTTTTCGACTGGGACGAAATCAACTTTGCCGAGTGCGCCCGTGAAATGATTGCCTTGGGTGATTACCTGCACGTTCACATAGATTTTAAGCCGTTTTACGAAAAGCCACCCCTGTTTTTCTGGTTTCAGTCGGCCATGATGAATCTCTTTGGTATCAATGAATTTTCGGCCCGGCTGCCTAATGCCATTTGTGGTATCATCACACTGGTTTACCTCTACAACCTTGGCCAAAAACTACACGGGCATCGTTTTGGCTGGTTGTGGGCGCTGGCTTATCTGGGGTCGGTAACGCCCCATCTGTACTTCCGCTCGGGCATTATTGACCCCTTCTTCAACCTGTTTATTTTCGTGGGTCTAGTTAACCTGATTTTTGCGTCCTGGAAGCGTGAACGCCTTGGGGGGGCGATGACCGTACCCAAAAATGAGTGGTCCTACATCCTGATTGGGGGCCTGGTATTAGGCCTGGGTATTATGACCAAAGGACCGGTAGCTTACCTCATCGTGTGTCTGGTACTACTCGTTTACTGGATGCTAAGCCGCTTCCGGTGGTTTATTTCTCCTGTACAATTTCTGGTTTTTTCGGTGGCCGCGGCCTTCGTATCGCTGTTGTGGTACGGGCTGGACATTTTCCTGCATGGCCCTGAGTTGATGCGTAATTTTCTGGCCTATCAGTTTCGGCTGTTTAGTACGCCCGATGCCGGTCATGTTGGCTTTCCGGCCTATCATGTCATCATTCTATTAGTAGGTTGTTTTCCGGCGTCTATTTTCGGTATTCGTGCCTTTGGGTCGCTGTTTATTGAACGAAACTACCAGCGGGAGTTTCGGAAGTGGATGCTCATCCTATTCTGGGTTGTGTTAGTGCTCTTTAGCATCGTGCAGTCGAAAATTGTGCACTATTCATCCCTGTGTTATTTCCCCCTAACCTACTTTGCGGCTCTGACACTGATGCAATTGGAAGAGCGAAAAATACAGTTTAACAACTGGATGCGGGCGGGCTTGCTTGTGGTCGGGGGTATTTACGTAGCAGCCATTGTTGGGTTGCCCATCCTGGCTCATCGCATGGACATTGTGAAATCGTATGCGGATCAGGATGCGTTTACGCAGGGTAACCTGGATGCGAAGGTGAACTGGACTGGCTGGGAAGTATTGCCGGGTATCTGGTTGTTGTTTATCCTAATCCTGGCCATCATCTGGTTCAACCAGCGTGAAACAGCGCGGGCATCCTTAACGCTTTTTGGGGGAATGGCCGTCTTTATCACCTTGACGCTCTGGTTTTTTATTGGCCGGATCGAAGGAATTTCGCAGGATGCGGCCATGCGTTTTTTCGAACGGGCCCAGGGGCAGAACGTCTACGTGCGAACCTACGGGTATCATAGTTATGGTCCTTATTTTTATACCCGGAAACCACCGGTCACAAATCCAAAATCGTATGATGACGAATGGCTTCTTCGGGGTCGAATCGACAAAGATGTGCTGTTCATTCGCAAAGCCAGCGAGCAACCTACGCTTCTGGATTCACTGCCCGATGTTCGAAAAACCGGTGAGGAAAATGGCTTTGTTTTCTACCAGCGAAAAGCAAAGTAACGCCCCAAAGCTGGCCTGATTAGAGCAAGAGTGACCAGATTTAAACCGTTGGGGCCGTTAGCCAGTTATACCGGTATGGCGACCTCAATGACGTTATCACTCGTATTTTTCGTTCGTACCTGGCTGCGCCGGGCGACTCCATTCGTTTGGCTTATTTGCTTGACCGCCACCTTTTTTGCCTGTAGCAAAAGTAGCCAGTCGGGAGCCGGTTCTCAAAAAAAGCTCCGGGTTTCCGTTGGAGAAATTAAAGAAATCTCAGTCCCCAGTCGTGGCGATAATTCACTGGAGTTAATTGGTACATCAGATAATCAGGAAGTTGTAGAAGTGTCCAGGCAGCAACTGGCCCCAGCCGTTGACACGCTTAAGCGCACGGGCGCTGGTCCAACGGTTTTCCAGATAAAAGGGGTGACCGTCGGTACGGCAAATGTTACATTCTCGGCCAAGCCTATGAATGCCGCCGGAAGCGGACAGCCCCTTCGCACGTATGTTGTGCAGGTGGTGGCAAAGTGACGCGGACAAGATCGGGGCGCCCGTGCGATCCACGTTACGACCAGTACTCAAATTTCTTCTTTGTAAAGATCGACTTGGGAATCATGGCATGAACGCCAAGGGTCTGATCGACTACCTGGCTGACTTCAAAGTCGACGCCCGTGCTGGCAATGGACAGGGCTTCGTTGAAGGTAAAGCCGAGTTCATCCTTAATAAACGCGCAGGCCTCGGAGAGCGCATTCTTCATGGCTTTGTTGAGGTCTTTGTCCAGGCCAACGGCAATGAAGTGAGTTGGAGTTTCGGCCCGTGGTTGCTTCAGCGTTTTGCCTTTATGAACGATAAACTTGACGGTGAGGTTAATGGCGGTTTCTATCGCAACGCCACTCACTTCGCCATTTCCCTGTGCGCCATGTCCATCGCCGGTTGTAAACAGCCCGCCCGGTACCGAGACGGGGAGGTGTAAAGTTGTGCCTTTGACCAAATGCTTGATATCCAGATTGCCGCCGAAAAATCCAGGTGGAATCGAACTCTGGCGCCCCATATCGGCAGGTGGTGACAAAGCCATAACGCCCATGAATGGCTTGAGGGGAATATCGACGCCTTCTTTTAGTGAACCCGTTTTCCGTTTGGCGTCGTAGCGGTAAACAAATGTTTCGCGGGTTTTAACCTCATCGGGTATGCCACCTCCGCCCGGCCAAACACTGTTGACCCCAAAGCCTGCCGGAAAGGTTAAGTCGAGGATCCGAATTTCGAGACTATCGCCGGGTTGGGCCCCATCGATGTAAACGGGGCCGGTGAGCATGTGCCCGCGAATACCCGACGGCTCGGGTTTCACATTTTTCATAATGGCAATGACTTCCTGCGCGTGCTGATCGAGGGGTAAGTTGTTTTTCGTATAAAACTCTTCCGGGTTCGTGCGGCTCACGCCCGACGGATTGACGGTTTGAATTTCGACTACATCGCCATCCTTTACTTTATAAACTGGCGGAACATCCGCCCCAAAATAACCCCAAACCATGTTCTCGGGTAACGAGCGAACGACGTGATCGGGCTTTAGTGGCGCCTGGGCAGTGAAATCATGCAATAAAGGAGTGTCGGTCGATTTTGAGTGGAGTACAGCTTCGGTGGCCAGACTCCCCGTCGACAGAAGTGCCAGCCCGCTTTGGGTGGTTTTGTGCAAAAAAGTACGTCGGGATGTTTTCATCAGGTTGTAGTAGAAAAGAGATTGTTGAATGAGCGTAGTAAGATAAGAAATCGGCGGACAATTGATGAACGAATGCCCGATTCATATCAAATTATCGTGTACATGTACTGAACAACCGGCTTATTTAGCCAGTTACGTTCCAGAATTAACCTGATTTACCTGTGTCTGTACCGCCTGTTTCAACCACTGCATCGTCGTCGCCCAACAAGTGGATTATTTTGGGAACGATCATGTTTGGTACGTTCATGTCCACCCTCGACAGCAGTATTGTTAACATTGCCCTGCCTACCATCCGTCGGGAGCTGGGTGCTGGCGATAGCGTGGAGTGGATTGTGTTGTGTTACCTGCTGACAACGACCAGCACGCTTCTCATTATGGGCAAACTATCGGACTGGGTTGGCCGCCGACAGTTGTACATAACGGGTTTCTGCGTGTTTGTGCTCGGGTCGC
It encodes:
- the pgi gene encoding glucose-6-phosphate isomerase, with protein sequence MLANHRFTSLPAYTQLQAHYDSLKDQHLRDLFAQDPDRFNTFTRQFEDILLDFSKNRITTETLGLLEQLAEQAGLNDAIGKMFSGDKINRTEDRAVLHIALRNRSNTPILVDGQDVMPDVNEVLGHMKSFTERIRSGEWKGYTGEAITDVVNIGIGGSDLGPVMVTEALKPYADDKKLRVHFVSNVDGVHIYETLQTVRPETTLFLIASKTFTTQETMTNAQSARQWFLDSAKDEAAIAKHFAALSTNKKDVEKFGIDPDNMFGFWDWVGGRYSLWSAIGLSIALYVGFDKFEELLDGAHAMDEHFRDTPIDQNLPVILALVGIWYNNFFGAQTEAILPYDQYMHRFAAYFQQGDMESNGKSVDRDGNPVDYQTGPIIWGEPGTNGQHAFYQLIHQGTKLIPCDFLAPAISQRPIGEHHKILMANYFAQTEALMNGKTEQEAADELRKSGKSDEEIQFLAPFKMFSGNRPTNSILFRKLTPRTLGSLIAMYEHKIFVQGVIWDIFSFDQWGVELGKQLASRILPELQNDAPVSSHDSSTNGLMNAFKAMRAE
- a CDS encoding ArnT family glycosyltransferase: MNQKLFYSLVLVVTGALFFIPFLGGVRLFDWDEINFAECAREMIALGDYLHVHIDFKPFYEKPPLFFWFQSAMMNLFGINEFSARLPNAICGIITLVYLYNLGQKLHGHRFGWLWALAYLGSVTPHLYFRSGIIDPFFNLFIFVGLVNLIFASWKRERLGGAMTVPKNEWSYILIGGLVLGLGIMTKGPVAYLIVCLVLLVYWMLSRFRWFISPVQFLVFSVAAAFVSLLWYGLDIFLHGPELMRNFLAYQFRLFSTPDAGHVGFPAYHVIILLVGCFPASIFGIRAFGSLFIERNYQREFRKWMLILFWVVLVLFSIVQSKIVHYSSLCYFPLTYFAALTLMQLEERKIQFNNWMRAGLLVVGGIYVAAIVGLPILAHRMDIVKSYADQDAFTQGNLDAKVNWTGWEVLPGIWLLFILILAIIWFNQRETARASLTLFGGMAVFITLTLWFFIGRIEGISQDAAMRFFERAQGQNVYVRTYGYHSYGPYFYTRKPPVTNPKSYDDEWLLRGRIDKDVLFIRKASEQPTLLDSLPDVRKTGEENGFVFYQRKAK
- a CDS encoding acetamidase/formamidase family protein — protein: MKTSRRTFLHKTTQSGLALLSTGSLATEAVLHSKSTDTPLLHDFTAQAPLKPDHVVRSLPENMVWGYFGADVPPVYKVKDGDVVEIQTVNPSGVSRTNPEEFYTKNNLPLDQHAQEVIAIMKNVKPEPSGIRGHMLTGPVYIDGAQPGDSLEIRILDLTFPAGFGVNSVWPGGGGIPDEVKTRETFVYRYDAKRKTGSLKEGVDIPLKPFMGVMALSPPADMGRQSSIPPGFFGGNLDIKHLVKGTTLHLPVSVPGGLFTTGDGHGAQGNGEVSGVAIETAINLTVKFIVHKGKTLKQPRAETPTHFIAVGLDKDLNKAMKNALSEACAFIKDELGFTFNEALSIASTGVDFEVSQVVDQTLGVHAMIPKSIFTKKKFEYWS